From one Triticum aestivum cultivar Chinese Spring chromosome 4B, IWGSC CS RefSeq v2.1, whole genome shotgun sequence genomic stretch:
- the LOC123091678 gene encoding suppressor of mec-8 and unc-52 protein homolog 2: MSSTQKKKSNYKEKMARRKEENKKEEPETPRYRDRAKERREDQNPDYEPTELGSFHAVAPPGADLRLEDAQKISIEKSKYLGGDLEHTHLVKGLDFALLNKVRSEIDKKPDAEDGKDAKARETKEDRAVSFRTAIAKSVYQWTVKQQQSMIKANDMFLPGRMAFIYNMEDGLNSDIPTTLHRSKADCPVPEEMVTVSVDGSVLDRIAKIMSYLRLGSSGKVLKKKKKERDTKGKSNLAGGVYNEVVRPAQSDGSVQKHQSEKDMPPPPPPPRKSNFSEKEKHSVPVARADDDDIFIGDGVDYTVPNKEMSQSPISEDMDESPRIHQNQSNLNEPVYGPIQPSEPAQAWQQPMDGYDAMQAQMAAAGYQGEWSGYQYAEQQLAYPEQYMQQGTVGYDVLVDPNISQDPRLMTQADKDKGLGSVFKRDDDRLKQLREKDAREKDPNFISDSYSECYPGYQGYNQEIAGSDDEDDLSKMDMGGRAKGRLHRWDFETEEEWAKYNDQKEAMPKAAFQFGVKMQDGRKTRKQNKDQKLSNDLNKINKILARKKGDKDGGEGHYDDDLPSGKKQRA, from the exons ATGTCGTCGACGCAGAAGAAGAAGAGCAACTATAAGGAGAAGATGGCGCGGCGGAA GGAGGAGAACAAAAAAGAAGAACCAGAGACACCAAGGTACCGAGATCGTGCAAAGGAGCGTCGTGAAGATCAAAACCCTGACTATGAACCTACAGAGCTTGGTTCGTTTCATGCCGTGGCACCTCCTGGAGCAGATTTGAG GCTAGAAGATGCCCAAAAGATTTCAATTGAGAAAAGCAAATACCTTGGAG GCGATCTGGAGCATACTCATTTGGTCAAAGGGTTGGATTTTGCTCTACTTAACAAAGTACGGAGTGAAATTGACAAGAAGCCTGATGCAGAGGATGGGAAGGATGCCAAGGCGAG GGAAACAAAAGAAGACCGGGCGGTCTCATTCCGCACTGCAATTGCAAAG TCTGTCTACCAGTGGACTGTAAAGCAACAACAAAGCATGATAAAGGCGAATGACATGTTTCTTCCTGGCCGGATGGCATTTATTTACAATATG GAGGATGGACTTAACAGTGATATTCCAACAACTCTTCACAGGAGCAAAGCTGATTGCCCTGTCCCAGAG GAAATGGTCACTGTCAGCGTAGATGGCTCTGTACTTGACAGGATTGCCAAAATCATGTCATACCTTAGACTTGGATCATCAGGGAAGgtattgaagaagaagaaaaaggaaagggaTACAAAAG GGAAGAGTAATTTGGCAGGCGGTGTCTacaatgaggtagtaagacctgCCCAAAGTGATGGTTCTGTTCAGAAACACCAGTCAGAAAAGGATAtgccaccaccacccccacccccacgaAAGAGTAACTTCAGTGAAAAGGAGAAACATTCTGTCCCTGTTGCTAGAGCAGATGACGATGACATATTCATTGGAGATGGAGTTGACTATACTGTTCCTAACAAGGAAATGAGCCAGAGCCCCATCTCCGAAGATATGGATGAATCCCCACGTATCCATCAGAATCAGTCCAATTTGAATGAACCTGTGTATGGTCCTATTCAACCATCCGAACCTGCTCAAGCTTGGCAACAGCCAATG GATGGTTATGATGCTATGCAAGCCCAAATGGCAGCTGCTGGATACCAAGGCGAGTGGTCAGGCTATCAGTATGCGGAACAGCAGCTGGCTTATCCAGAACAGTACATGCAACAGGGTACTGTGGGATACGATGTGTTAGTTGACCCAAATATATCTCAGGATCCAAGGTTGATGACTCAAGCAGACAAGGATAAGGGTCTAGGTTCTGTCTTCAAGCGTGATGATGACAGGCTTAAGCAGCTGAGGGAAAAAGATGCGCGGGAGAAAGACCCAAATTTTATTTCAGATAGTTACTCTGAGTGTTATCCTGGTTACCAGGGTTATAATCAAGAGATTGCAGGGAGTGACGATGAAGATGATTTGTCAAAGATGGATATGGGTGGACGG GCGAAGGGCCGTCTTCACCGCTGGGACTTTGAGACGGAAGAAGAGTGGGCGAAATACAACGATCAGAAGGAAGCCATGCCAAAGGCGGCATTCCAGTTTGGTGTGAAGATGCAGGATGGCAGGAAGACCAGGAAGCAGAACAAGGATCAGAAGCTCAGCAACGACCTCAACAAGATCAACAAGATCCTGGCGAGGAAGAAGGGCGATAAAGATGGAGGCGAAGGGCATTATGATGACGATCTACCCAGCGGGAAGAAACAGCGAGCTTGA